From the genome of Pseudarthrobacter sp. NIBRBAC000502772:
GATGGCGGTTCAACAGTTGCCGAGGCAGCCGAGGACACCATTGTGGCCACCCGGCAGTTCGCCAGGCGCCAGCTCACGTGGTTCCGCGCCGATCCCCGCATCACCTGGCTGGACTGGCAGGCGCCGGACCTTACGGCCCAGGCCGTGGCTCTCAGCCGGTAATCTAGGACCATGGACGCAACTCCCGCAGAGACCACAGAGCCCGTCTTCCACACCTTGGGCGGACTCCGCTTCTCCAAGGGACACGGCACCGGCAACGACTTTGTGATGGTCGCCGACCCCGACGGCGTCCACACCATCGACGCCGGCCAGGTAGCCGCGCTCTGCGACCGTCACCGCGGGATCGGCGGCGACGGACTGATCCGGGCCGTCCCGTCCCGGTACCTCTCCGAAGGCCGCGAGCTGCTGCTGAGCAGCCCCGAGGCCGAATGGTTCATGGACTACCGCAACGGCGACGGGTCGCTCTCGGAAATGTGCGGCAACGGGGTCCGCGTATTTGTGCACTTCCTGCGTGCCGAGGGCTTGGTTGACCTGCCCGACGGCGGCGCGCTTACCATCGGGACGCGCGGCGGCGTCAAGACCGTGGTCCGGACAGGGGACAGCTATGCGGTGGATATGGGGGCGTGGGAATTCATTTTCCCCGGCGACGCGACGGCGAAAGCCATGGACTCGCTGGTAACCGCAGACGGGCTGGAAGTGCCCCGCCCGGCCCTGTCGGTGAGCATGGGCAACCCGCACACCGTGGTGGCACTGGCTGAACTGTCCGAATTGGAAGCCACCAGGCTCTACACTGCTCCGAAGGTCGATCCGGTGCCGGCCAATGGAACCAACGTTGAATTTGTCGTGCCTGCCGAACCGCTGGTCCACAACGGGATCGGCACCATCACCATGCGCGTCCATGAGCGGGGTGTGGGCGAGACCCAGTCGTGCGGAACGGGCGCGTGCGCCGCCGCAGTGGCCATCCGGCACTGGGCAGGGGCGGAAGCGCCGGACTCCTGGCAGGTCAACGTGCCGGGTGGCGTCGTCGGCGTTAAGTTCTTCTCCGGGGCCGGCGGGCACGAGCACGTCGAGCTCAGCGGGCCTGCCGTAATTGTGGCTACTGGGACGCTTTCCTGACCCGAATGATCCGGAAGGACTTGGACGTGGACTCCCGGCTCACGGCGAAGGATGCATCCAGTTCCGTCGCGAGCCAGCGCTGAAGCGAATCCGAGCCCAGGTTCTTTTGGACCACCAGCCACGCGGAGCCGCCCGACGCGAGCCGGGGCAGCCACAGCTTCAGGAGGCTGTGGAGTTCATCCTTGCCGATCCGGATGGGCGGATTAGACCAGATCGTGTCAAAGCGCAGGTCCGGGTCCACCGCGTCCGGCGTGCTGGCCAGCACGTTGCCCAGGCCCAGCAGGGCCGCATTCTCCTTGGTCAGCGTGATGCAGCGTTCATTGACGTCCACGGCGTAGACCTTGGCGTGTGGCGCCCGCAATGCGAGGGTCAGGGCAATGGGCCCCCAGCCGCAGCCGATGTCAAGGAGGTTGCCTGTGGGGTCCGGGGCCGGGACCTCGGCCAGGAGCACCGCCGTCCCCTTGTCGATGCCGTCGGGGCTGAAGATGCCGCCGGACGTCTGCAGCGTGCGCGTCTCGCCGGCCAGTTCCACGGTGAGCGGCTTGCGGGTGAACGGCCCGGCGGGCGATGCGCTGAAATAGTGTGCGGACTCCATAACTGGCCAGATTAGTTGGCCGGGGTGGACAATGCGAAACCGCGGGCACCGCTTCTGCTAATCTTGGACCCATGTTCTTGATCTTCGAGTAGCCGGCACGGCCGGTGTCCCTCCCGGACGCCGCCTGTTCCGAAGCCGTGCCCCGCAGCGATGCAGGTATTAACCTTCCGCAAGTGCGCCACATGCCAGGTCTTCCGTGTCTGGTATGCCGCCGGGCAATACTCGAGCGATCTGCCGCCGCCGGTCCTTGCTGTTTGCCCGCGCTTCCACCACTCCACGCATCCCCGAATGCGAAGACTCCCTGCGCTGTCCGGTCCCGGCCGGCGCGCAGCAGACCAGGAGGCCCGGATGACTGCAAGTCAGCCCAGCGCGAATACTTCACCACTGAACAACGATCGGCACTATTCTGAAAATGCCGAAACTTCAAAGGAGACCATGACCAGCCAGCCCAACACCGGTTCAGATCCAGCAGCCCAGGACATGAGTCCCGAGGAGATCCAAGCTGTCATCGACCGGATTCTCGCCAAGGACGTACCGGCCAGGAACGTCACCGCCGCAGACGGTGACAAGGGCGTGTTCGGCAGGGCCCAGGCGATCTCCCGCTTGGACGACGAACACACCAGCTACGACGGCGACCAGCAGGACCGGGAGGAACGCCGGGCACTGAAGCGCGTGGCCGGGCTGTCCACCGAACTCGAAGACGTCACCGAGGTCGAATACCGGCAACTGCGGCTCGAACGAGTGGTCCTTGCCGGGCTATGGTCCGAAGGCACTTTGGCGGACGCGGAGAATTCCCTGCGTGAGCTCGCCGCCCTCGCCGAAACAGCAGGCTCGGAAGTCCTGGACGGGATGGTGCAGCGCCGTGCCAAACCGGACCCGGGCACGTTCCTGGGTTCCGGAAAGGCCCTCGAGCTCAAGGAAATCGTGATGGCCACCGGGGCTGACACCGTTGTGGTGGATGCCGAACTGGCACCGTCACAGAGGCGTAGCCTCGAGGACATCGTCAAGGTCAAAGTCATTGACCGCACGGCCCTGATCCTGGACATCTTTGCCCAGCACGCCAAGAGCCGTGAAGGCAAAGCCCAGGTGGAACTGGCGCAGCTCGAATACCTCCTGCCGCGCCTGCGTGGCTGGGGTGAATCGATGTCCCGCCAGGCTGGTGGCCAGGTGGGCGGCGCGGGCGCCGGCATGGGTTCGCGCGGACCGGGTGAAACAAAAATCGAACTGGACCGCCGCCGGATCCGGACCCGCATGGCCAAGCTGCGGCGTGAGATCGCGGCAATGAAGCCGGCACGGGAGACCAAGCGGGCCAACCGCCGTCGTAATTCAGTGCCTTCCGTTGCGATTGCCGGGTACACCAACGCCGGGAAGTCATCGCTGCTGAACAGGCTGACCGACGCCGGCGTGCTGGTGGAGAACGCGCTCTTCGCCACCCTGGATCCCACAGTGCGAAAGGCCGAAACCTCCGATGGCCTCGGCTACACCCTCGCGGACACCGTGGGGTTTGTCCGGTCGTTGCCCACGCAGTTGGTGGAAGCCTTCCGCTCCACGTTGGAGGAAGTGGCTGACGCGGATCTGATCCTGCACGTGGTGGACGTGTCCCACCCGGACCCGGAGGGCCAGATTGCTGCAGTCCGCAAGGTCTTCAGCGAAGTGGATGCCCGCAAGGTGCCGGAGATCATTGTCCTGAACAAGGCCGATGCCGCTGATCCGTTTGTGGTGGAGCGCCTCAAGCAGCGCGAGCCGCGCCACGTGGTGGTCTCGGCCCGCACCGGGCAGGGGATCGCCGAACTGCTGCGGGCCATCAGTGACGGGATTCCGCGGCCCGGCGTGAAGCTGGAGCTCCTGATTCCCTACGACCGCGGTGACCTGATCAGCAAACTGCACGAGACCGATGCCGAGATCCTGAGCCTGGATCACGGCGAGCACGGTACCCGCGCCTTGGTGATGGTGCGCGAGGGCCTTGCGGCTGAACTGGAATCCTTCATCAACCATGACTGAGGTTGCGGCGGGGGAAGTCAAAGGTACGGCTGGCGAGGAATTCGTGATCGAACTGCTCGACCGCGCCGTGGCCGGCATGGGCGGTCAAAGCCGCAGCGGGCAGCACGAAATGGCCAGGCAGGTGGCCAAGGCCATCGAAACCGGCGACCACCTCCTGGTTCAGGCCGGAACGGGGACCGGGAAGTCCCTGGCCTACCTGATTCCGCTCATTGCGCACTCGCTCGTGAGCAACAAACCCACCCTGGTGTCAACGGCCACGCTTGCGCTGCAGACCCAGATTGTGGGCCGCGACCTTCCCCGGCTGCTGAAGACCATCACCCCTGCCCTGGACCGCCCTGTCAAGGTGGCCCTGGTCAAGGGCCGCTCCAACTATGTGTGCCAGCACAAGCTCGAAGGCGGGTTCCCCTCCGAGGAACCCGCCGAGGGCCAGCTGTTCTCCCTCGGCGAAGACACCAGCGTCCCGCATTTCGCCGCTGCCTTGGGCGGGCCGTCGTCCCAACTCGGCAAGGAAGTGGTGCGACTGCGCGAGTGGGCGGAGAAGACCACCACGGGCGACCGTGATGAACTGCTTCCCGGAGTAACAGACCGGGCCTGGCGGCAGGTTTCAGTGACGTCCATGGAATGCCTTGGGGCCCAGAAATGCCCCATGGCAGCCGAATGCTTCAGCGAACTGGCGCGCCACGCCGCCGCCGAGGCCGACGTTGTGGTCACCAACCATGCCATGCTCGCCGTCAGCGCCTTTGAAGGCCTGGCAGTTCTTCCCGAGTACGACGTTGTGGTGGTGGACGAGGCCCACGAACTGCAGGACCGGGTCACCGGTGCGGTGTCGGGGCAACTCTCCGTGGCAATGATCCACGCTGCGGCGTCGGGCGCAAGGAAACACACGGCCATCACCGTGGATGCCCTCAACGCAGCTGCCGCCAACCTGGAACTCGCCCTGGACGGCGTGCCCAACGGGCTGCTCCCGAATGGCCTCAACGACGAACAGCTGGATTGTGTGGACCAGTTGCGTGAGGCCTGCCGTGCTGCACTGTCCGATTCCAAGGGGGACGGCAGCCAAACGGCCGACGGCGGGCGGCAGCTCGCGCGCTCACGCCTGATGCTGATCCTCGAACTGTGCGAGCGGCTGATCGTGGCCCGTGAAAACCGCGAAGTGGTGTGGTTTTCCCGCGCAAGTTCCTTCGATCCGCAACAGGGCTATGCGCAGCCCGACGAGTCTGCGCCGGTCCTGGTCAACATCGCGCCGCTTAGCGTTGCCGGCAAGCTCCGCGAAGGGCTGTTCGCCGGCCACACGGTTGTCCTGACGTCGGCAACCCTGGCCATCGGCTCAGCCTTTGAACCGACCGCCGGCGGCTTGGGACTGGTGGGGGAGGGCGCGCCCAGCTGGAGCGGGATCGATGTCGGATCGCCCTTTGACTATCCCAAACAGGGGATCCTCTATGTCGCAGGGCACCTCCCCAAGCCAGGCCGCGGGGCGTCGCCGGAGGCCCTCGATGAACTGGAGGCGCTGATCCGCGCGTCCGGCGGCGGCGCCCTGTGTCTGTTTTCGTCCCGCCGAGCCGCCGAGGAGGCCGCTGAAGCGATGCGTCCCCGGCTTGGCCTCAGCATTCTCTGCCAGGGCGACTCCACCATGACGGCCCTCGTGAAGCAGTTCGCGGACGAGCCCGATACGTGCCTGTTCGGCACCATGTCCCTGTGGCAGGGTGTTGATGTTCCCGGTGGATCATGCCGGCTGGTGGTGATCGACCGCATTCCGTTCCCACGGCCGGATGACCCGCTGATGACCGCACGATCCCGCGCCGTTGCGCAGGCCGGCGGAAACGGCTTTATGGCGGTATCGGCGACCCACGCGGCCATCCGCCTGGCCCAGGGCGCGGGCAGGCTGATCCGTTCCACCGGAGACAAAGGCGTGGTGGCCGTGCTTGATTCCCGGCTTGCTACAGAACGCTACGCCGGATTCCTGCGCGCCGCTCTGCCGCCATTCTGGCCCACCACGGACCGCAAAACAGCGTTCGCCGCCCTGGAAAGGCTGGCCGGGAAGGGCGCCTGACTGCGCGCAGTCCTATAGCGACCGGAGGACCGAGACGACCTTGCCCATGATGGTGGCGTGATCGCCCAGGATGGGCTCGTACTGGGTGTTCTGCGGCAACAGCCACGTGTGGCCGTCGCGCTGGCGGAAGGTCTTGACGGTGGCTTCGTCGTCCAGCAGGGCCGCGACAATATCGCCGTTGGAGGCGTCTGCCTGCCGTCGGACCACTACCCAGTCGCCGTCGCAGATGGCAGCATCCACCATGGAGTCGCCGGCCACACGCAGCATAAAGAGCTCGCCCTGGCCCACGAGCTGCCGGGGCAGGGGCATCACATCTTCCACCACCTGGTCAGCAAGGATGGGCCCGCCGGCCGCGATCCGGCCCACCAACGGCACCATCGCGGTGTCCATGGCAGAGGGAAGTTCGGTGACCGTCCCGCCGATGCCGTGCAGGAGTGAGGGCTTGGTTGTCCCGTTCGACTTAGTGGACCCGCCGTCAAGCGTCAACGGCATCAGGACTTCCATGGCGCGCGGACGCTTGGGGTCCCGGCGCAAGTATCCCAGCTTCTCCAGCTGTGAGAGCTGGTGGGTCACGCTCGACAAACTCGCCAGGCCCACGGTGTCACCGATTTCACGCATCGACGGCGGATAGCCATTGTCATTCACCGAGCGCTGGATGGTTTCAAGGATCTTCTTTTGGCGGGCGGTGAGCCCCTTGGGGGTTCGTGGGGGCTGGCGGCGCTGCGGTGTCGCCTTGCCCTCGGCGGCTGGTGCTGCCATGTTCGCCAATGCCTTTCGGTTGCCCGGCTCCGCTCCGGCCGCTGGTGCCTGGAACGCCCCGGGGCTGGTGTCGGAGTTGATTGTCAGACCCTGCTGATCAACTACAGAGGTGGTTGTTCTTTGATCCAAACGTAGGCCAGCCACAGGGCTTTTTCAAACATTTGTTCTAGCGAGTCTCGACAATATTCGTTGATAAGTGCTAAAAATGAAGAAGCAAAGTTCGAACATGTGTTCTACTCGTTGCTTGCGGATTCGAATATTCGAATTTATGGACGGCCCAGGCCGGCACCGGCAAGTGGACGCGGAGGGCGCGCCGGGCAGCACAGTATGGTCCAGGAGGGCTCATTTCATGTCAGCTATATCTGCTTCGCAGGACTCGCGTCCGCAGTTCATTTCCGTGCAGGACCTCACCTCGCGGCAGTGGTCCGCACCCGTTCCGACGTCGGGAGCGGCGCCAAGGCAGCGCATGGAACCGTTGCCGCCGCTGCGCCTGACGCGCAGGGGCCGGATTGTGCTCATCGGCATCCCGCTCGTGATTCTTGCCGCAATCCTGCTTTCCCTGGCAGGTTTCCTCAACGCCCCGGCAAAAGCCGCCGATTCTGCCGCCGACCTGTCGCTAACGCCAACAGTCTCGGTCACGGTGCAGGCCGGCCAGTCACTCTGGGCCATCGCCAGTACCGTTGCGCCCGAGCGTGATCCCCGTGATGTCATCGCGGATATTGCCCAGTTGAACAACCTTTCCGCCGGCGGCGTTGTCCCCGGACA
Proteins encoded in this window:
- the hflX gene encoding GTPase HflX → MTSQPNTGSDPAAQDMSPEEIQAVIDRILAKDVPARNVTAADGDKGVFGRAQAISRLDDEHTSYDGDQQDREERRALKRVAGLSTELEDVTEVEYRQLRLERVVLAGLWSEGTLADAENSLRELAALAETAGSEVLDGMVQRRAKPDPGTFLGSGKALELKEIVMATGADTVVVDAELAPSQRRSLEDIVKVKVIDRTALILDIFAQHAKSREGKAQVELAQLEYLLPRLRGWGESMSRQAGGQVGGAGAGMGSRGPGETKIELDRRRIRTRMAKLRREIAAMKPARETKRANRRRNSVPSVAIAGYTNAGKSSLLNRLTDAGVLVENALFATLDPTVRKAETSDGLGYTLADTVGFVRSLPTQLVEAFRSTLEEVADADLILHVVDVSHPDPEGQIAAVRKVFSEVDARKVPEIIVLNKADAADPFVVERLKQREPRHVVVSARTGQGIAELLRAISDGIPRPGVKLELLIPYDRGDLISKLHETDAEILSLDHGEHGTRALVMVREGLAAELESFINHD
- a CDS encoding class I SAM-dependent methyltransferase, translating into MESAHYFSASPAGPFTRKPLTVELAGETRTLQTSGGIFSPDGIDKGTAVLLAEVPAPDPTGNLLDIGCGWGPIALTLALRAPHAKVYAVDVNERCITLTKENAALLGLGNVLASTPDAVDPDLRFDTIWSNPPIRIGKDELHSLLKLWLPRLASGGSAWLVVQKNLGSDSLQRWLATELDASFAVSRESTSKSFRIIRVRKASQ
- the dapF gene encoding diaminopimelate epimerase yields the protein MDATPAETTEPVFHTLGGLRFSKGHGTGNDFVMVADPDGVHTIDAGQVAALCDRHRGIGGDGLIRAVPSRYLSEGRELLLSSPEAEWFMDYRNGDGSLSEMCGNGVRVFVHFLRAEGLVDLPDGGALTIGTRGGVKTVVRTGDSYAVDMGAWEFIFPGDATAKAMDSLVTADGLEVPRPALSVSMGNPHTVVALAELSELEATRLYTAPKVDPVPANGTNVEFVVPAEPLVHNGIGTITMRVHERGVGETQSCGTGACAAAVAIRHWAGAEAPDSWQVNVPGGVVGVKFFSGAGGHEHVELSGPAVIVATGTLS
- the lexA gene encoding transcriptional repressor LexA — its product is MAAPAAEGKATPQRRQPPRTPKGLTARQKKILETIQRSVNDNGYPPSMREIGDTVGLASLSSVTHQLSQLEKLGYLRRDPKRPRAMEVLMPLTLDGGSTKSNGTTKPSLLHGIGGTVTELPSAMDTAMVPLVGRIAAGGPILADQVVEDVMPLPRQLVGQGELFMLRVAGDSMVDAAICDGDWVVVRRQADASNGDIVAALLDDEATVKTFRQRDGHTWLLPQNTQYEPILGDHATIMGKVVSVLRSL
- a CDS encoding LysM peptidoglycan-binding domain-containing protein, giving the protein MEPLPPLRLTRRGRIVLIGIPLVILAAILLSLAGFLNAPAKAADSAADLSLTPTVSVTVQAGQSLWAIASTVAPERDPRDVIADIAQLNNLSAGGVVPGQQLFVPTR
- a CDS encoding ATP-dependent DNA helicase, whose product is MTEVAAGEVKGTAGEEFVIELLDRAVAGMGGQSRSGQHEMARQVAKAIETGDHLLVQAGTGTGKSLAYLIPLIAHSLVSNKPTLVSTATLALQTQIVGRDLPRLLKTITPALDRPVKVALVKGRSNYVCQHKLEGGFPSEEPAEGQLFSLGEDTSVPHFAAALGGPSSQLGKEVVRLREWAEKTTTGDRDELLPGVTDRAWRQVSVTSMECLGAQKCPMAAECFSELARHAAAEADVVVTNHAMLAVSAFEGLAVLPEYDVVVVDEAHELQDRVTGAVSGQLSVAMIHAAASGARKHTAITVDALNAAAANLELALDGVPNGLLPNGLNDEQLDCVDQLREACRAALSDSKGDGSQTADGGRQLARSRLMLILELCERLIVARENREVVWFSRASSFDPQQGYAQPDESAPVLVNIAPLSVAGKLREGLFAGHTVVLTSATLAIGSAFEPTAGGLGLVGEGAPSWSGIDVGSPFDYPKQGILYVAGHLPKPGRGASPEALDELEALIRASGGGALCLFSSRRAAEEAAEAMRPRLGLSILCQGDSTMTALVKQFADEPDTCLFGTMSLWQGVDVPGGSCRLVVIDRIPFPRPDDPLMTARSRAVAQAGGNGFMAVSATHAAIRLAQGAGRLIRSTGDKGVVAVLDSRLATERYAGFLRAALPPFWPTTDRKTAFAALERLAGKGA